The Novipirellula caenicola genomic interval ACCAGCTCCTTGCCCGCTTCGTGGCTGGTGCGGATCTTGCCTTACATGGAGCAATCGGCAGCCTACGAGCGAGCGGTATTCGCTGGTAGCGATTGGAGCAATCGAGGTAACGGGATCAACTACAGCTGGGAAGGGTTTCACAAATTGATTGTGCCCACGATCAATTGTCCCTCCAGCCCGTTGCCGATCTCTCGCATGGACACGGCGCGGCCAGGGACCGTTGCACTTGGAGCTCCTGAGCAACTCGAGATTCAAATGGCAAACTACGCTGGTGTTTCGGGGGAATATGCCTACGGATATTCCAATGGGACGTCCGCTTGGTGGAATGGATACTTCGGAATGGCGGATTACTCGGGAAGTATCATTCCGGTTGACAACAAGAACCCTCGTCCACTTCGTTTTGCTTCGGTGCAAGACGGGTTGAGCAACACGTTCGCGGTGGGTGAGCAGGGGGACTACAAACGCGTTCGCAACACCGATGGAACCACCACCGAGTATGATCACCGCTCAAGCAATTTCTACGGCGGAGCATGGTGTGGCGGCGGGGGCGATGCCGATCCTACCGCACTGTACGGTTACCGCCAAAACTACGCTTCGGTGCGACGAGGAATCAATTTCTCACCGACCGCGTCCAACAATCCTTGGGGAACAGGTCAGAACGGGGGATGGCCCGGAAATCACTCGATTTTCAACTCGGCTCACCCTGGTGGAGCTCAATTTCTTCGCATGGATGGATCGGTCCTGTTTGTGACGGAAAACCTCAACTTCGAGACATTGTCGCGACTGGTGAATCGGCGCGATGGTGAAACGATCGAAGAGTTTTAAACTTCGTCACGGCGATCGAAGCTAAACTTGCTATCTTGAAAGACGGCCATTCGTGGCCGTCTTTGCTTTGAGTGAGGACGCGCCGCGTTCTCACCATCTCACTGCACGAGCATGTCGATCTGCTGTCATAGGCTGCGGTCGACGCCTCCATCCCTGCTGCAGCGATGGGGCATTTGCTCAGCAAACCACCACCCTACTTTGATTTTGGAAAACGATGACACGAATGATTGACATCCACCGGAATGTCTCGCGGGTCGCAGCTGTTGTAGTGCTTTTGACTGCGTCAATGAGCGTGGGCTGTGGACCAAACGATAAACCCGATCTCGCGGTCGTGACGGGAACGCTGACCAAGAATAACCAGCCTTTTGTCGGTGCAACGGTCGAGTTCTATCCGGATCAACCCGGGGCTCCTTCTTACGGCACGACCGACGAAGAAGGTCGATTCACCCTTAGTTATTCCACTGGCGATCCTGGTGCTGCACTTGGCAAACACACCGTCCACGTGATCGGGGGCCGCGTCAAAGGAGGCAGCAAGTCGAGTGACAACACGCAGGCCGAAGCGACCGATGAGGCACCGGCCATGGCGGCTTCGCCCATGGCGGGGGGACCAGGAACGGTCGCCAACTTGACCGCCGAAGTGTTCGAGGGAAAAGCCAACGACATCAAATTGACCATCCCCTAGCACCACGACCGCTATATTGCCGCAGCCAATTCGTACCGCCAATCAAGTTTTCTCAAAGGAAAATCGAGATTTAGACGCTTTGCAGCGACGCTCAGACACGTCACGATGAATACCGTTCGTGCATTTGCTTCATTCCCATTCGGAGGCAGAGACCATGATCGCCATCGACGGCGTCCGCAAGGAATCCATTCGCAGTCACTATCAACTGGGGACGCTGTTTTATCGTTTGCTGTGGGGGCCGCACATCCATCACGGGCTCTGGCATGGCAACGAATCTCCCTACGTTGCCCAGTGTCAATTGACCGATACGCTTGCTGACATGGCGCGGATTACTGCCAACGACAGGGTGGTCGACATTGGTTGTGGGATGGGCGGATCGTCGATCCGGCTTGCGAAATTGCGTGGGTGTGACGTGACCGGCGTCACGCTCAGCCCGGTCCAGCGACGTTGGGCGATGATGTCGTCAAGAATCAAACGTGTGGGCAAACGGACGCAGTTCCTTGCCGATGATGCCGAACGAGTGAGTTTTGATCGGGCTAGCTTTGACGTGGTGTGGAGCGTCGAATGCACCGAGCATCTATTTGACAAGCCCGAGTTTTTTCACCGAGCGGCGACATGGTTACGACCGGGTGGCCGGATCGCGATTTGTGTTTGGTTCGAAGGCGAAGACACCAGCGTTGCCGATCATCGCAAGCAGTGTGAAGAAGTCTGCCAGCGTTTTGTGTGTCCGTCGCTAGCCACGCGAGCGGACTACGCTCGCTGGATCACCGAATCAGGCATGCGGGTGACTCACAACGAGGATTGGACGAGCCGAGTCGCACAGACCTGGGAGATCTGTAAGCAGCGTGTTCAGCGAACCGGGGTGCGGCATCTCGCCAAAATACTCGACCGAGAGCAAGTTGATTTTATCGACGGATTCGACGCGTTGCTCCGTGCCTATCGAAGCGGCGCGATGCAGTACGGAGCAATCGTCGCCGAAAAGGACGCTTGATGCAGGATGCAAGTCGCGGCGTCGGATGTTCGTAACGCGGTGAAGCGTTTCGTAGCGAAACTCGCAAGAGTTTCGGGGGGGGGCATACGTCATCGAACAAACGTCTTGACGGCTTATTAATTTAATCCAAATGCAAATCGCACCAGTGAGCCGTGGGCCGTAAGGCACCGGGTCGTGCGTGGTACCCGGCCGCTGACGCGTCACGGCTCAATATATCAACAAGCCGTTGACGACTTTCGTGACTACCGACGCATCCATTTGCATTGATCGGCTGATATCGCGCTCGCCCCCTCACCCGAGCATCGCCTAAAGGCAACGCTGTAAAGCGTTTTTTCGTAGCTACCTTCGCCAGAAGGTGGTGATTCGTATTGGACAGCGATCATCCACGCTCTGGCGAGCATAGCTACGGAACGCAAATGCCGTAATTTGCCGTCTCTAAATGCTTCACAGCGTTGGCCTACAGAACGTGCTCGACCTGCCTCCTGACTTCGGAGACTGCTGATTTTGAAGTAATCTAATAGGCCGGAGGCCGATACATGAATTGCCGTTGGCGTGAGCCAACGGTTTAGGGGCGACCTGTCGCCGTAAGGCCGGAGGCCGACACACTGGCCGAGAGTGTGTCGCCCGCTGGGCTATGTTTTCCCACCTCCGCTAGCCGGCGGCTCACGCTACCGGCAGAGAGTGTGTCGGCCTCCGGCCTTTCGTCCGCGATTCTGCTCGCGATCGCTACAGCGTCGGCGGTGTCCACTTGGGAATGCCTCGCTCTTTGAGTTGCCTTTCGTAGCGAACTCCTTGCGGATGTTCGGCCGAGTACGGAGCGTCTTCGTTGACCATCAATGGCACCGTTTCACTCCACCACTGGTCGTACGCTTTTCGCATCTCGGCAACAACTTCGGGATGCTCTGCCGCGACATCTTGCTTTTCGTGAGGGTCGGCAGAGATATCGTACAGTTCTTTGTTGTTGACAAACCGCCATCGTTGCGATCGAACGGCACAGCTCTTGAACTTGCTGTCGTTGGGATCGGCCCCTTTCTCCCAGCGACCGACGTGCACGAACAGATTCCGATCGGCCCAGTCGGCATCGGGATCTTTCAGCAGTGGCAGTAGACTGCGTCCGTCAATCGGTTGGATGTCCGACGGAATTTCGCTGCCGGTCAGCTCACAGAACGTTTTGTACAAATCGATGTGGGCGGTCAGTGCCGGAATATCAACGCCTTCGCCGAGTTTGCCCTTCCACCGCCAGAACGCAGGCACATGCGTTCCCCCTTCCCATGGTGATCCTTTGCCCGTTTTGAATCCGGCGGTATACATCGGAGTTCGCTTGCCATTGAGTTTGCCGCTGCGACCGGCTTGGCCGTTGTCGGTCATGAAGATGACCAGCGTATTGTCCCAAAGCTTCCATTCGTCGAGTTTCTGCATCAGCACGCCAAAGTTGTCGTCGATATTTTCGATCATGCCATACCGACCTTGCGTGCTTGCGTCCCAGCCCAAATCGGCGAATCGTTTCTTGTACTTCTCGGGTG includes:
- a CDS encoding arylsulfatase, giving the protein MMNRYLSASLALCSFAVMLSAVSAESARADDLAGSRPNIILVMTDDQGMGDLSCMGNKVLRTPNIDRFYQMSTRFTDFHVSPTCAPTRSSIFSGRHEFRNGVTHTIKERERMALSTTTFPQLLRKSGYETGIFGKWHLGDEDEYQPYNRGFSEVFIHGAGGIGQAYEGSCADFPPNRENEGKYFDNVILHNDTIVQTEGFCTDVFFQAALGWVKKQHEAKTPFFAYVSTNAPHGPMLAPEKYKKRFADLGWDASTQGRYGMIENIDDNFGVLMQKLDEWKLWDNTLVIFMTDNGQAGRSGKLNGKRTPMYTAGFKTGKGSPWEGGTHVPAFWRWKGKLGEGVDIPALTAHIDLYKTFCELTGSEIPSDIQPIDGRSLLPLLKDPDADWADRNLFVHVGRWEKGADPNDSKFKSCAVRSQRWRFVNNKELYDISADPHEKQDVAAEHPEVVAEMRKAYDQWWSETVPLMVNEDAPYSAEHPQGVRYERQLKERGIPKWTPPTL
- a CDS encoding class I SAM-dependent methyltransferase, with protein sequence MIAIDGVRKESIRSHYQLGTLFYRLLWGPHIHHGLWHGNESPYVAQCQLTDTLADMARITANDRVVDIGCGMGGSSIRLAKLRGCDVTGVTLSPVQRRWAMMSSRIKRVGKRTQFLADDAERVSFDRASFDVVWSVECTEHLFDKPEFFHRAATWLRPGGRIAICVWFEGEDTSVADHRKQCEEVCQRFVCPSLATRADYARWITESGMRVTHNEDWTSRVAQTWEICKQRVQRTGVRHLAKILDREQVDFIDGFDALLRAYRSGAMQYGAIVAEKDA
- a CDS encoding DUF1559 domain-containing protein, with translation MVVIAIIGVLVGLLLPAVQAAREAARRMQCSNNLKQIGLAVHMYHDTFTAIPPASFSRLSVDTSSLPASWLVRILPYMEQSAAYERAVFAGSDWSNRGNGINYSWEGFHKLIVPTINCPSSPLPISRMDTARPGTVALGAPEQLEIQMANYAGVSGEYAYGYSNGTSAWWNGYFGMADYSGSIIPVDNKNPRPLRFASVQDGLSNTFAVGEQGDYKRVRNTDGTTTEYDHRSSNFYGGAWCGGGGDADPTALYGYRQNYASVRRGINFSPTASNNPWGTGQNGGWPGNHSIFNSAHPGGAQFLRMDGSVLFVTENLNFETLSRLVNRRDGETIEEF